CGAACCCAAATCCTCCACCGCCGCCGACAGCGCGGCCTGCACCACCGCCGAAGCCACCCGAACCGGCACCCACACCGTCATCACGACCCTGCGAAGTCTGCGAACGGCCGCTGCCACCAGGGCCCTGCCAGAAACAACGCCGGACGTGCTCACAACGCTGCAGGCAGAAGGCGTATCGCCAGCGCCGATCAAACTCCGATGACGGCGGGAAGGCCGGTCAGATGAGGTAGTCCGCGCGCCCCTCATCATCGAGTTCGAAGGGGCCTTCGGGGATGATGCAGAACTCATTGCCCTCGGGATCCGTCATCACCAGGAACCCGCCGGCGTCGTACTCCTCCAGCCGGCGCCCGCCGAGTGCCTCGACACGCTGTTGCTCTGCGGACGGGTCGGGTGAGGTGACGTCGAAGTGCATACGGTTCTTCACAGACTTGGGCTCGCCGGTTCCCTGGAAGCCCAGGCCCAGGCCGTTCTCGCGCTGCAGCCATACATAGGGTCCCATGCGGCCCACGACTGGCCGGCCAAGCAACTCGGACCAGAACGCGGCAAGCCGCTCAGGGTCAGTGGCATCGACGATGAGGGCATTGATCTGCATAGGTGAGTCCGCCATGCCCTGATCCTCTCAGGGCGCACAGGGCCGCCGCTCAGTGTCGGTCGCCACCCGCGCCGTTCGCGGCTGACAAACCATCCGATCGCTGGCTCAGAACAGCGACGGTCAAACTTCGGTGAGACGAACCTGCCAGTGGTCAATCTTCAGTGAGACCGGTCGAACTTCGCTGCGACAGGTCACGGGCGGGGGTGACGGGGGGTTTGCATGCGACCGTTTCCGATATATCGTTGAGTCATCGCGTAACGAACGCGATTGGAACGTGACAGTTCGTACGACGGGATGGAGATCGTGATGCGTACCCACGGATTCGAGCGTGGACACCGTCAGGACGGCCCGGGCCGGTGGGGTCGGGGCGGCATGGGGGGAGGGGGCGGGCGGCGGGCCGCCTTCGGCCCCTTCGGGCCGGGGGGTCCCGGTTTCGGCCCCGGGCCCGGGTTCGGTCCAGGTTTCGGGCCGGGGCCCTGGGGGCCGCGAGGGCGCGGGGGAGGGCGCGGGAGGGCGCGGCGCGGTGACGTGCGCGCCTCGATCCTGGCCCTGCTCAAGGACCGCCCCATGCACGGCTACGAGATGATCCAGGAGATCTCCGGGCGCAGCGGCGGTGCGTGGAAGCCCAGCCCCGGATCGGTCTACCCCACCCTCCAGATGCTGGAGGACGAGGGTCTGATCACCAGTGAGAGCGAGGGCGGCAAGAAGCTGTTCTCCCTCACCGGCAGCGGCCGCAGCGCCGCGCAGGAGGGTCCGCAGGCTCCCTGGGAGGAGGCCTCGCGCGGTGTCGACTGGGAGGCCCTCGGCGAGATCCGCCAGGCCGGTTTCAGCCTGATGGAGGCCTTCGGGCAGGTCTGGAGGACCGGCACCGAGGAGCAGCGCGAGAAGGCGCTGGCCGTCATCAACGACGCCCGCAGGAAGCTGTACCTCATCCTCGCCGACGAGCACTGAGCCGCCGGGCGCCGCGTCGGCGGGCGGTGACGAGCAGCGGTGGGCGGACGCGAGTGCCGGGGCCGGGGCGTCCGGCCCCGCGGGCGCCCCGGTGAGGGGCCCGGGGGGTGCGCGCGGGGCGAAGCCGGCCTGATCTCCTCCGTGAGGATGAGATTCCGGCCGGCGGTGTCCACTCCGCGCGGGACGCGAAGATGGTCCCCTTCGCGGATGCCCCGGCGGCCCGGGGCTGATGGGCTGGGGGTGTGCCATCCCGTATGACCCGCCGGGCCCCGGAGCAGAGCGGCCCGCGCACGGACCAGTACGCCGGACTCAGTGCCGAGCTGGCGGCGGTGCTCGCCGGTGCCCGCCGCAGGGCCGTGCGGGACGGGGACCGGCAGGCCGACACCGCCCATCTGCTCCACTCGCTCCTGGAGGCCGACCCGGAGGTCCGCGCCGCCGTCGCCGCCACCGGGCAGCTCGCCCGGCTGCTGGGCTACCTCGTGCAGCGCAGCATCGGCTACGGACTGCGCTGGCAGGGCGCCGTCGAGGACTCCGGCCCGCTCCCCGCCGTGCCCGGTCCCGGCGCCGCAGGGGACTCCGGCACGTTTCCCGCCGTGCCCGGTCCCGCCCACCGCGGTGCCGGACGCGGAGACGCCGGGGACTGGTCGCCCGCCGCTGCCGCCGCCCTGGCGGAGGCCCGCCGAAGCGCCCGGCGCCGCGGCGCCGCCGTGGCCACCGGCACCGACCTGCTCGCCGTGCTCGTCGTGGATCCGCGCTCCCGGGCCGTGGAGGTCCTCGAACGCGCCGGCATCCCCCGCGGCGACCTGCGCGGCCGCACCGGCGGCCGGGCGCCGCAGCGCACCGGCGACGGGTCCGGCGGCGCCCTCCCGTCCACCCCGTGAGACAGGTGCCAATGGGGGTGACGCTCATGTCATCCCCTGTCATCATGTGCCCGTGCATACGTCAGACAGCCGTTACGGCGACCACGGCAGGGGTGCCGGGCTCGGCCTCGCGCTCGCTTCGGCGCTGGCTTTCGGTGGGTCCGGGGTCGCGGCGAAGCCGCTGATCGAGGCGGGCCTCGACCCGCTGCACGTGGTGTGGCTGCGGGTGGCCGGTGCCGCTGTCGTCATGCTGCCGCTCGCCGTGCGGCACCGCGCCCTGCCGCGCCGCCGTCCCGCGCTGCTCGCCGGGTTCGGGCTGCTCGCCGTCGCCGGGGTCCAGGCCTGTTACTTCGCCGCGCTCTCCCGCATCCCGGTCGGGGTGGCCCTGCTCGTCGAGTACCTGGCACCCGCGCTCGTGCTCGGCTGGGTGCGGTTCGTGCAGCGGCGGCCCGTGACGCGGGCCGCCGCGCTCGGCGTGGTCCTGGCGGTCGGCGGTCTCGCCTGTGTGGTGGAGGTGTGGTCGGGGCTGGGCTTCGACGCGTTGGGCCTGCTGAGCGCCCTCGGTGCCGCCTGCTGCCAGGTGGGCTACTTCGTCCTGTCCGGCCAGGGCGGCGACGCCGGTGACCGGGCACCGGACCCGCTCGGGGTCGTCGCCCACGGCCTGCTCGTCGGCACCGCCGTCCTGACCGCCGTGGCCCGGCCCTGGACCGTGGACTGGTCGGTGCTGGCCGGCCCGGCGCACCTGAACGGCACCGCGGTCCCGGCCGGCGCCCTGCTCGCCTGGCTCGTGCTCGTCGCCACGGTCGTCGCGTACATCACCGGCGTGCTGTCCGTGCGCCGGCTGTCCCCGCAGGTCGCGGGCGTCGTGGCCTGCCTGGAGGCGGTCGTCGCGACCGTGCTGGCCTGGGTGCTGCTCGGCGAACGCCTGTCGGCACCGCAGATCGCCGGCGGCGCGGTCGTCCTCCTCGGCGCGTTCATCGCGCAGTCCTCGTCGCCCGCGGGGAGCCCGACCGGCCCGGCGTCCGGTGACGGCGGAGGCGGCGGGGAAAGAAAGCTGTCCACCCGGGAAACGGCCGCCTGAGACGGGCCTTTGGAAACCCCTGCCCGGCGCACCGCGCCGGGCAGGACGGTGCTGTCCACGGGCGAAGTCCGTGCGCCCCGCCGAAGCGGGTCGCCCCGGATTCCCGCACCCCTGGGTACGCCTCCGCGGAGAAGATCTCGTGTCGCTCGCCCACGCCCTCTACCTCGCCGGAGCCGCCGTCGTCCGGTTCGCCGTCGTCCGGGTGGTCGTGCCGCCGGAGCCGGTGACCGCGGCCGTGCTCGCCGTCGCGCTGCTCGGCGAGCGGCTCACAGTGGCCACCGCGGCCGGCGTCCTGCTGATGCCCGGTGCCGTCGCGGGCCCCGCGGTGGGCGAGGCCCCGGAGCCGGGCGGCGGGAGCGGGTCCGCCCGGCCCCTGGAGTCTCCCGCCCGGATCGGGTCGGACCCCGCGAACCCCGCGGGATCCGGACGGCAGGCCCTGGGTCACAGCGCCGCCAGGTAGTCCGGGAGCCCGATGCCGGGGGCCAGGTCGGCGTTGGCGACGGGCGCGCCGTAGCCCCTGCGGAGCGGGACGACGCCGGCCCAGTACGGCAGGGAGAGGTCGGCGGGCTCGTCGTTGGCGCCGCCGGTGCGCGCCTTGGCCGAGACCTCGTCCAGGTCCAGGCGGATGACCGCGGTGGCGGCCAGCTCCTTCTTGTTCGCGGGCCGGGAGTCGGCGGCCCGGCCCGGGACCACGTGGTCCACCAGCGCGTCCAGGGCCAGCCGCCGCTCCTCGGGGTCGGTGACCTCGTGCGCGACGCCGTGCACCACCACGGAGCGGTAGTTGATCGAGTGGTGGAAGGCGGAGCGGGCCAGCACCAGCTCGTCGACGTGGGTGACCGTCAGGCACACCGCCAGTCCCGGATCGGCCTCGCCGGTCATCCGCAGCGGGCGCGAACCGGTCGAGCCGTGGACGTAGAGCCGCTCGCCGACCCGGCCGTAGAGCGTCGGCAGCACCACCGGGGCGCCGTCCCGGACGAAGCCGAGGTGGCAGACGTAGCCCTCGTCGAGTATCGCGTGCACCAGTTCCCTGTCGTACGACGCCCGGTTCGCGGACCGCGTGGGCACGGTGCGGTCGGTCGGGGTGTAGGCGTCGGGCTGCGCGGACGTCTCCCGGGTCTCCTGCACGGCGGTCCCCTCCTTGGTGGATGCATTGCACTAGTGCATAATTGGTTTTGTGCTAGGAGAGTATCCGATTCAGGGACGGGGCGCAGCGGAGATCGCGGCCAGCGTCGAACGGGCGGTCGGCGCCGGGGAGCTGGAACCGGGCCGGCCGCTGCCGCCCATGCGGGAGTTGGCGGCCCGCCTCGGGGTGAACCCCAACACGGTGGCGGCCGCCTACCGCACCCTGCGTGAGCGCGGGGTGATCGAGACCGCCGGACGCCGGGGCAGCAGGGTCCGGTCCAAACCGGCGACCACGGGACGCGAGCAGATCCGGGTGGAGGTGCCCGCGGGGGTGCGGGACGTGGCCGGCGGCAACCCCGACCCCACGCTGCTGCCGCCACTGGCGGACGCCTTCGCGGCGGCAGCCGCCCTGGGCGACCGGGACCCGGTGCTGTACGGGTCCGACCCCGTCGAGCCGCAGCTCGCCCGGCTCGCCCGTGCCGCCCTGGCCGCCGACGGAGTACCGGACGGTCCCCTCGCCGTGGCCTCCGGCTCGCTGGACGCCGTCGAGCGGGTCCTCGCCGCGCACCTGAAACCGGGCGACCCGGTCGGGGTGGAGGACCCCGGCTGGGGGAGCCTGCTGGACCTGGTCCCGGCGCTCGGACTGAGCCCCCTGCCCGTCGGTGTGGACGACGAGGGCCCGCGTCCCGACGATGTCCGCCGTGCGCTGCGGTCGGGCGCGCGCGCCCTGATCGTCACCGCCCGGGCGCAGAACCCGACCGGGGCCGCGGTGACCGCGGCGCGGGCGCGTGCGCTGCGGTCGGTGCTCCGGGAACACCCCGGCACGCTGCTGATCGAGGACGACCACGGGCACGGCATCGTGGACGTGCCCCTCCACCCCCTCGCCGGGGCCACCCGGCACTGGGCCTTCGTGCGTTCCGTCGCCAAGGCCTGGGGACCGGACCTACGGCTCGCCGTGTTCACCGGGGACGCCGTCACCGTCGACCGGGTGCGCGGGCGGCAGCGGCTGGGCCCCGGGTGGGTGAGCCGGCTCCTCCAGCGGGCCGTGGCGCGGCTGTGGAGCGACGGCGCGGTGGACACCCGCGCGGTGGCGGCCTCCTACGGAAGCCGCCGGGACGCCCTGATCGGGGCGCTCGCGCGGCACGGTGTCGCGGCACACGGCCGCAGCGGCCTGAACGTCTGGGTGCCCGTCCCCGACGAGACCGGCGCGGTGGCCCGTCTCCTGCACGCGGGCTGGGCGGTCACACCGGGAGCGCGCTTCCGCCTGGCGAGCCCGCCCGGCATCCGCGTCACCGTGTCGGCCCTGACCCCGGAGGAAACCGGGCCCCTGGCCGAGGCGGTGGCGGCGGCGATGCGCCCGGCACCGGTGCGCACGTACGCCTAGGAGGGCCCGCCCGTCCCGCCCGGTCCGGGCGGCTCGTGTCCTAGCCGCCGCGCCGCACCTGGGTCAGCGCCGCCCCCGCGAGGACGACCAGCGCGCCCACCGGCGTGTTCCAGCTCAGCGACTCCCCGAGGATCGCGACGCCCGCCGCCGTGGCGATGACGGGGACGAAGTACGTGACCATCTGCGCCGTGGTGGGCCCGACCTCGGCGACCAGGCCGTACTGGATGAGGACCGCCAGCCCCGTGCCCAGTGCCCCCAGCGCGGCGACGGCCAGCAGCGGGACGAGGGGAAGGTGCGCGGGGAACGAGGTGAACAGCGGTGTGACCACGGCCAGTTGGACGGTGGCGAGCAGCAGCTGCGCGCCGGTCATCGACAGGTGCGAGTTCCCCGTGTCCGCCAGTGTCCGCCGGACGTAGATCCAGCCGACCGGATAGCTCAGCGAGGCCAGCAGCGCCATCGCCGTCCCCCCGGCGTCCAGTCCGTGGAAGCCCTGCCACGCGCCGAGGACCGTCAGCACCCCGAGGAAGCCCAGGCCGAGGCCGGCGAAGCGCACCCGCGTCGGCCGGTCCTCGGACAGGGCGACCAGGGACAGGGCCATGCCCCACAGCGGTGAGGTGGCGTTGCAGATGCCGGCCAGCGTGGACGGGACGGTCAGCTCCGCGTAGGCGAAGAGGGAGAACGGCAGGGCGTTGAGGAAGAACGCGGCGACCGCCATGCGGCCCCACAGGCGCGCCCCGCGCGGCAGCCGCTCCCGCTTCACGGCCATCGCCGCCCCCAGGACCGCCGTGCCGAACACCAGCCGGCCCAGCGTGACCTGGAACGGCGCGTAGCCGTTCGTGCCCACCTTGATCAGCAGGAAGCTGAAGCCCCAGATCAGGGACAGGACACCGAAACGCAGCCGCCAGTCGGTACGGGGCCGGGGCGGGGCCGGGGCGGGGGACCGGGTGCGGGAGGTGGCGACCGTGCTCATGACGCCAACGATGCTGGAGCCAACGTCGTAGCACAATCGAGATTTCTCACGGAGTATCTCGTAGGATCGCTTACATGTTGAACCTGGAGCGCCTGCGCACGCTGGACGCCCTCGCCCGGCACGGCTCGGTGAGCGCCGCCGCCGACGCGCTGCACGTCACCACCTCCGCCGTCTCGCAGCAACTGGGCAAGCTGGAACGGGAGGTCGGCCAGCGGCTGCTCGCCAAGAACGGGCGCGGAGTGCGGCTCACGGACGCCGGGCGGCTGCTGTCCGAGCACGCGGCACGCATCCTCTCCCAGGTGGAGCTGGCCCAGTCCGATCTGGAGGCGCACCGGGGCCGGGTCGCCGGCGAACTGCGCCTGTCGGCGTTCCCGACCGCCGCCCGGGGCCTGTTCCCGGCCGCGCTGGCCGCCCTGCGCGCGCGGCACCCGGGCCTGCGGGTGCGCTCCAGCGAACTGGAGCCCGAACAGGGCATCGCCGCCGTCGTCCGCGGCGACCTCGATCTCGCGGTCGTCCTCGACTGGTACAACAAGCCGATGCCCGTTCCCGAGGGCCTGGTCAAGGCGGCCCTCCTGGACGACCCCGCCGATGTCGCCATGCCCGCCGGACACCGGCTCGCCGACCGGGACGAGGTGGACCTCGCCGAGTTCGCCGAGGACGAGTGGATCACCTGGGGCCAGGGGGAGTTCTGCCACGAGTGGCTGATGTTCACCCTGCGGTCGAAGGGCGTCGAGCCGATCGTCGGCCACCGCGCGGGCGAGACCCACACCCAGCTCGGCCTCGTCGCCGCCGGCCTGGGCGTGTGCATCGCGCCGCTGCTGGGCCGCCACCCGGTGCCGCCGGGCGTGGTGACGGTCCCGCTCAGACAGCGGGTGCGCCGCCACGTGTACGTCGTCTGGCGGGCCGACGCCGACCGCCGCCCGTCGATCCGCGCGGCGGTCGAGGCGCTGAAGGCGGCGGCCCGGCAACTGGGCTGAGCGTCACCGCGCGCCCAGTTTGCGGAAGTCCCAGGAGACGGTCTTCTCCGGGGTCAGCCGCGCCCAGGCGTGCTGGCCGTCGTGCGGCAACTCCTCCAGGCCGAGGTACTTGCGGGCGAACAGCGTCTCCACCGTGTCCAGTTCGGCGCACAGTTCCCCGGTCCGCGGCACCTCGCCCACGAACTCCACCCGCCCGGACAGCTCGGCCCCGCGCAACCGGTCGTACTCCTCGCCCGCGTCGACCACGACGGCCACCCGGGGATCACGGCGCAACTGCGCCCAGCGCCTGCTGCGCACCACCGAGTACAGCCACAGCGAGGTGCCGTCCCAGACGAACCACAGCGCGCTCACGTGCGGCGCGCCGTCCGCCGAGACGGACGCGACCCGGCAGGTGCGCCGAGCGGTGAGGAACTCGTCCAGCTCGCCGGGCGTCATCATGATCCTGCGGCCACGGCGCTGCTGAGCTGCGGGCATGCGGCCCCTTCCTTCTCCCACGTCGTGCCGGAGGACGCCCCCGGGGGTGATCCTCCGCCATCGCGTCGCAGAAGGGAACGGGCCGTCCCTCCCCGGCGTCCCCGCGGGGCGCTCCGGTCCTCCGGGCGGCCCGGGTTCAGGCGAGTCTGATCTCGTCGCCGGAGACGGTGATCCGCTCGGCCGGCAGCGGCCTGGTCGCCGGTCCCGCCTGGACGCTGCCGTCGGCGACGGAGAAGCGGCTGTGGTGGCAGGGACAGGCGATCGCGCCGTTCTCGACGGTGGTCACCGCGCACCCCTGGTGGGTGCACTTCGACGAGAACGCCCGGTACGTCCCCGCCGTCGGCTGGGTGACCACCACTCCCTGCTCCTTGTAGATCCTGCCGCCGCCCTCCGGGATCTCGGACGTCTTGCCGAGCACGGTGCCGGCCGAGTCGGCGGAGGTGTTCTCGGTGGAGTCGTCCTCCGAACCGCAGGAGGCCAGTGCGACGGTGAGCCCCGCCGCCCCGGCCGCCGCGATGACAATGCGGCGGGCCGGTCCCGCCGCGGAATCGAGCGATGTGCTGGTCATGTGGGGCTTCCCTTCGCGGAGCGTTTCGCGGTCCGTCCAGGTGTACGGTCCGCGGACGCCGCCCGTTCAGACGGCACGCCGACGCCCTGCCCCGCGTCACTCCACCGTCGGCCCGGACCCGCCGCCCCCGGCGACCCCGGGCGAACGCTCCTCGGCTTGGCTGAAATCCCGGCAGGCACTACGCGGGTCCGGCCGCTCATTCCGGCGCGCCGACCGCACGACCCGAGCCATCCACACCCGCTTGACCTGCGCCTACACGGGGTGAAAAAGATTTATCGGCGTCAATATCGCCCAGCGTTTTCAAGCCGCAGCCCGACATGGGGGTATCTGGCATTATTCGTGGGCGCCATTTGAGTTCTACACGCGTAACTTCAGTGTGCACCGACATCAACGGTTGACGGGGGGCGGCCGGGGTAGGGTTAGCTTTGTCGAGAGTGGTGAGAGGGCTCTGCCCGGCCGCACGGCCGAGCATTGTTCCCTTTCTGCACCTGAATAATCGGACAGGGAGGTACTTCACGTGTAGAGACGAGCGCGGAGTTGTGCAAGAGCTGGCGCCGCATCGGCTGGTGAAATTTCGACAGCAGGTTACTTTCCCTCCCGTTGTCGGGGTGAGACCCGTCCGTCGGTGCGCCTGGGGGAATCCTTACATGTCAGCGGGTGACCAGGCGTGATGGTGGCGAGCTGTGCGTCGGCCTCTCCTGCCGCCGGATCCGGCGTGGTCCGACTCGGCCGACCGTCGGACTCGTGAAAGAATTCAGAATTCATGGAAATTCGAGGAATTCGGCGTCCCGGTGCGCGTTCCGGTGAAGTCGTGTCGTGGTTTCCGGCAGGGCGGCGGGCCTCCGGCCTTCCCGTAACGCGTTCGCTCCCGGAGTGCCCGGATTTCGTGCAAACCGTGGTCCGGCAGCCGGATCCGCGGGCCGCACTTCCTGAACAAAACCGGTGCAGGTGGACGTCTCGGCGGCCGTGCGGCGTTCCATACCGCGCGATCCGCTGTCCCGGGAGTTGTCCGGCGGACCGGACGAGGCCCTGGAACACCTGGAAAAGCGGGCCGCGCGGACAGCGGTGGTCCTCGCTCGGGACCGGCGGACACCCCACCGCCTCGCTCTTCGAAATCCGCGACCGGTTCTCCGGACAAATCGTCCGGGTCACCGCGGTCACCGCGGTCACCGGCGCCGGGGACGAGCCGGACCTCGCGCGGCCGCCGGAGACGCATCCCCCGACTCCCGCGGGTGAGCCGTCTCCACCGCGCGCCGGCAGGCCGGCACTTCCAGCCGTGCGGCGGGCAGTGCCGTGGGCCTCCTGCACGGCGCCTCCGCGGGACCCTTCGACCTCCCCCGTCCAGGCCGAGATCCCGGCCGGCCCGAGCACGCCGTCCCCCGGGGACCTCGCTCCGGCCCGCACGAGGTGGCGGCACGGAACCGTGCCGCCACCGCCGCGACCTGGCCCACCCACTTCAACGACCGGATGTCATGAGCGTCGACACACATCAGACACGGGCCCGGCCGGACGCCCACCTCGACCGCCGCCCCGAGGACGGACCCCCTCTCGCGGGCGTGCGCGAGCTGCTCGGCACACCGGCCGCGGCCCCCGCGTCCCGCAGGGAGCTCCGGGGGCACGTCACCACCGGGGCGGTCCCGGCGAGCGAGCGGGGCCCGTCCCCGGACGTCCACGACGAGCGGCTGCGGTCCCGCGTCCGGGCCCGCCCCGACCGCGCGAGCGCGCACGGCCTGTGGTGAACCGGACTCAGCGATTCACGTCGGCCATGACCGTGGTCGCCGCCTTCCTGGCGGCCATGGGCCAGTTCATCGTCAACGTCGCGCTGACCACCGTCCATGACGACTTGCATGCGCCGGTGTCCCGGACGGAACTCTCCGTCAGCGGTCACGCCCTCGTCTACGGTGCCGTGCTGATCACGGGCGGACGAGTGGGCGCCCTCTACGGGTACCGGCGCCTCTCCGCCCTCGGGGTGGCGGCCTTCACCCTTGCCTCGCTGGGCTGCGGTCCGGCCCCCTCGGCCGGCGTCCTCGTCACGTGCCGCCTGGTGCAGGGCGCCGGAGCGGCCCTGTTCTCCCCCAGACGCTGTCCTTTCCGGGAGCCGTTCGGGAAACGGCCCCCGCGGTCGCCGCGCAGGACACCGTGCCGTCCGCCGGCGCCCTGGGCGCCTTCCGGCCCGAGGGGGCCGCCGTCGCAGGCGTCACGATGCGACCCGCCCGTGCCGGACCCGGCCCGGCCCCGCCGGGCCCGCGGCAGGCCTCCGTGCCGGGACCGGCTGGGGCCACACCGGTCCCGCGCCCGCCGAGCACCCTCCCGACCCCCTGATCGACGCGCTCCGCCAGGTGCCGAAGACCACGGTGAGTCCCTGGACCAGGGCGCGTCGCGCGCGACGGCACAGCGTTTCCCCGGCGCGTGCCGGCTCCCAGCCCTGCAGTTGCAACCCGAGGAGATGACCTCCCATGCCCGACTCGACCGGTGAATCCGTCCTCGTCCTGGTCAACGACGAAGGGCAGTACTCGCTGTGGGCGAGCCACCTGGACGTGCCCCCCGGATGGCGCGTCGTGCGCTCGACGTCGAGCACCCGGGAATCCGCCGCCTTCATCGAGGAGAACTGGACGGACATCCGGCCGAAGAGCATGGCCGGTGCCGACGGCGGAACGGATCCGGCGGACGCCCGGCCGAGCGTGCACGCGCTGTTCGCCGAACAGGCGGCGAGGACACCGGACACGGCGGCGCTGGTCTGGCGGGACCAGGAGATCAGCTACCGGGAACTCGACGAAAGGTCCGGCAGGCTGGCCAGCCTCCTGGCCGACCGGGGCGTCGGTCGCGGCGACTTCGTCGCCCTGTGCGTCGAGCGGACACCCCTGGCGGTCATCTCCTTGCTCGGAATCCTGAAAGCGGGCGCGGCCTATGTCCCGCTCGACCCCGAGTATCCGGTGGAGCGGCTGCGCTACGTGCTGGACGACACCGGAGCCCGGCTCCTGCTGACGCAGGAAGCACTGGGCTTCCTGTTCGTCGGCCACGAGCGGGAAACCCTCTGGCTCGACAGGGAACAGGGCCACATCGACGGCCTGCCCGTCGCGCCGGACGCCGGCACCGCTCCTTCGAGCGCCGCGTACGTCATCCACACCTCCGGATCCACCGGAAGGCCCAAGGGAGTGCTGGTGACGCACCGGTCACTGGCCCACCACGCCGCCTCCGTGAACAGGACACTGCAGCTCGGCCCGGGGGACCGCGTACTGCAGTGCCGGTCGCTGAGTTTCGACGCCGCCGCCGAGGAGATCTTCCCGCCCCTCCTGCACGGCGCCACGCTCGTCCTCGGCGAGGATCCGCTGCGCCAGACGTTCCGTGCCCTGACCCAGCAGGTCGTCGACACCAAGACGACGTTCCTCAGCATCCCGACCGCGTTCTGGCACAGCTGGGTCCTGGAAGAGGACTGCCTCGTCCGGCTGGCCGCGGAATCGTCGCTCCGGGTCGTGATCGTCGCGGGCGAGAAGGCGGAACGGCGGGCCCTGGACACCTGGAACACTCGGGTGGGCGCGGCCATCCGCTGGTGCAACGTGTACGGCCCGACCGAGGGCACCATCACGTCGACCCTCTTCGAGCCGGGGGCCGACTGGGACGGCGGTGACACCCCGTCCGTTCCCATCGGACACCCCATCGAGGACGTGCGGGCCCACGTACTGGACGATGCCCTGCGGCCCGTCGCCGCGGGAACGGTCGGTGAGCTGTACATCGGCGGCGCAGGCGTGGCCGTCGGCTATCTCAACAAGCCTGCGATGACCGCGGAGAGGTTCCTCGCCGATCCCTTCTCCGGGGTGCCCGGACAGCGTCTGTTCCGGACGGGGGACCTGGTCCGGTCGACGGTGGACGGCGCCATCGAGTTCGTCGGCCGCCGCGACCACCAGGTGAAACTGCGCGGCTACCGCGTCGAGCTCGGCGAGATCGAACTCGTCCTGGGCGACCACCCGGACATCCAGGGCTGCGTCGCCCTCGTCGACGACACCGACCCGCAGAACACGCGACTGGTGTGCCACGTCGTCGCGCGCGACGGCGCCGATGCGGCCAACGGCGAGCTGATGGCCCACGTCCGGCGCCACCTGCCCTGGTACATGGTCCCCGCGGCCATCCACGTCATCGACGCCTTCCCCCTGACCCCCAACGGCAAGATCGACCGCACCGCCCTGTCA
This is a stretch of genomic DNA from Streptomyces sp. TG1A-8. It encodes these proteins:
- a CDS encoding aminotransferase class I/II-fold pyridoxal phosphate-dependent enzyme, coding for MLGEYPIQGRGAAEIAASVERAVGAGELEPGRPLPPMRELAARLGVNPNTVAAAYRTLRERGVIETAGRRGSRVRSKPATTGREQIRVEVPAGVRDVAGGNPDPTLLPPLADAFAAAAALGDRDPVLYGSDPVEPQLARLARAALAADGVPDGPLAVASGSLDAVERVLAAHLKPGDPVGVEDPGWGSLLDLVPALGLSPLPVGVDDEGPRPDDVRRALRSGARALIVTARAQNPTGAAVTAARARALRSVLREHPGTLLIEDDHGHGIVDVPLHPLAGATRHWAFVRSVAKAWGPDLRLAVFTGDAVTVDRVRGRQRLGPGWVSRLLQRAVARLWSDGAVDTRAVAASYGSRRDALIGALARHGVAAHGRSGLNVWVPVPDETGAVARLLHAGWAVTPGARFRLASPPGIRVTVSALTPEETGPLAEAVAAAMRPAPVRTYA
- a CDS encoding pyridoxamine 5'-phosphate oxidase family protein, with protein sequence MPAAQQRRGRRIMMTPGELDEFLTARRTCRVASVSADGAPHVSALWFVWDGTSLWLYSVVRSRRWAQLRRDPRVAVVVDAGEEYDRLRGAELSGRVEFVGEVPRTGELCAELDTVETLFARKYLGLEELPHDGQHAWARLTPEKTVSWDFRKLGAR
- a CDS encoding Clp protease N-terminal domain-containing protein, which encodes MTRRAPEQSGPRTDQYAGLSAELAAVLAGARRRAVRDGDRQADTAHLLHSLLEADPEVRAAVAATGQLARLLGYLVQRSIGYGLRWQGAVEDSGPLPAVPGPGAAGDSGTFPAVPGPAHRGAGRGDAGDWSPAAAAALAEARRSARRRGAAVATGTDLLAVLVVDPRSRAVEVLERAGIPRGDLRGRTGGRAPQRTGDGSGGALPSTP
- a CDS encoding PadR family transcriptional regulator — translated: MRTHGFERGHRQDGPGRWGRGGMGGGGGRRAAFGPFGPGGPGFGPGPGFGPGFGPGPWGPRGRGGGRGRARRGDVRASILALLKDRPMHGYEMIQEISGRSGGAWKPSPGSVYPTLQMLEDEGLITSESEGGKKLFSLTGSGRSAAQEGPQAPWEEASRGVDWEALGEIRQAGFSLMEAFGQVWRTGTEEQREKALAVINDARRKLYLILADEH
- a CDS encoding LysR family transcriptional regulator; the protein is MLNLERLRTLDALARHGSVSAAADALHVTTSAVSQQLGKLEREVGQRLLAKNGRGVRLTDAGRLLSEHAARILSQVELAQSDLEAHRGRVAGELRLSAFPTAARGLFPAALAALRARHPGLRVRSSELEPEQGIAAVVRGDLDLAVVLDWYNKPMPVPEGLVKAALLDDPADVAMPAGHRLADRDEVDLAEFAEDEWITWGQGEFCHEWLMFTLRSKGVEPIVGHRAGETHTQLGLVAAGLGVCIAPLLGRHPVPPGVVTVPLRQRVRRHVYVVWRADADRRPSIRAAVEALKAAARQLG
- a CDS encoding DMT family transporter, whose product is MSTVATSRTRSPAPAPPRPRTDWRLRFGVLSLIWGFSFLLIKVGTNGYAPFQVTLGRLVFGTAVLGAAMAVKRERLPRGARLWGRMAVAAFFLNALPFSLFAYAELTVPSTLAGICNATSPLWGMALSLVALSEDRPTRVRFAGLGLGFLGVLTVLGAWQGFHGLDAGGTAMALLASLSYPVGWIYVRRTLADTGNSHLSMTGAQLLLATVQLAVVTPLFTSFPAHLPLVPLLAVAALGALGTGLAVLIQYGLVAEVGPTTAQMVTYFVPVIATAAGVAILGESLSWNTPVGALVVLAGAALTQVRRGG
- a CDS encoding VOC family protein; amino-acid sequence: MADSPMQINALIVDATDPERLAAFWSELLGRPVVGRMGPYVWLQRENGLGLGFQGTGEPKSVKNRMHFDVTSPDPSAEQQRVEALGGRRLEEYDAGGFLVMTDPEGNEFCIIPEGPFELDDEGRADYLI
- a CDS encoding DMT family transporter, yielding MPVHTSDSRYGDHGRGAGLGLALASALAFGGSGVAAKPLIEAGLDPLHVVWLRVAGAAVVMLPLAVRHRALPRRRPALLAGFGLLAVAGVQACYFAALSRIPVGVALLVEYLAPALVLGWVRFVQRRPVTRAAALGVVLAVGGLACVVEVWSGLGFDALGLLSALGAACCQVGYFVLSGQGGDAGDRAPDPLGVVAHGLLVGTAVLTAVARPWTVDWSVLAGPAHLNGTAVPAGALLAWLVLVATVVAYITGVLSVRRLSPQVAGVVACLEAVVATVLAWVLLGERLSAPQIAGGAVVLLGAFIAQSSSPAGSPTGPASGDGGGGGERKLSTRETAA
- a CDS encoding pyridoxamine 5'-phosphate oxidase family protein produces the protein MQETRETSAQPDAYTPTDRTVPTRSANRASYDRELVHAILDEGYVCHLGFVRDGAPVVLPTLYGRVGERLYVHGSTGSRPLRMTGEADPGLAVCLTVTHVDELVLARSAFHHSINYRSVVVHGVAHEVTDPEERRLALDALVDHVVPGRAADSRPANKKELAATAVIRLDLDEVSAKARTGGANDEPADLSLPYWAGVVPLRRGYGAPVANADLAPGIGLPDYLAAL